The following DNA comes from Deinococcus sp. NW-56.
CGCTCGAGGTGCTCCGGGGCAATTCCCGGTCCTGTGTCTGTGACCGAGATGGTCAGGTGCCGCCCTTGCACGGCCGCCGAGACCCACGCCTTTCCGCCCGGCGGGGTGTACCTGAGTGCATTGCTCAGCAAGTTCGCGAGTACCTGTTGAGCGCGCTGGGGATCGACGTGGACCCTGATTTCGGGGGGTGGCGTGTTCATCTGCAGCGTGATCCCCCGGTCCTCAAAGGCCATCTGGAAACGCTCCTGGGCCTGCACGAGCAGGTCACTCACCGGAACCGCCGTGAGGTGCAGGTCCACCCGCCCGCTCTCGACACGGCTGACCAGGCTGAGGTCATGGACGAGACGTTCCATGCCGGCCACCTCCCGTGCGATGGCGTTCAGGGCCTGCTCCGAGGGCAAGACTCCATCCTGAGCGGCCTCCGCGTACCCGCGCACCGCCGCCACAGGCGTTCGCAACTCATGCGCCACGTTGCCGATCAATTCCACCCGTGTCTGCTCTACCCGCTCCAGGGCACCCGCCATGGTATTGAAACTCCGCGCGAGGCCCGCCAGCTCGT
Coding sequences within:
- a CDS encoding cell wall metabolism sensor histidine kinase WalK, with protein sequence MRLFPRLLLNHLVVVTVTAAVLLVSAELAAHPFIQRHVQEMIDLIGPEGGVLREDLTHGMRDTLTQALMAALPLALLVATVTAWVAARRVTASVRSLQAGSRSIASGEYSRRLPETGQDELAGLARSFNTMAGALERVEQTRVELIGNVAHELRTPVAAVRGYAEAAQDGVLPSEQALNAIAREVAGMERLVHDLSLVSRVESGRVDLHLTAVPVSDLLVQAQERFQMAFEDRGITLQMNTPPPEIRVHVDPQRAQQVLANLLSNALRYTPPGGKAWVSAAVQGRHLTISVTDTGPGIAPEHLERVFERFFRADLARTRGDGSGMGLTIARGLARAMQGDLRVNSRPGQGASFHWSMPLSPELPHPQ